A DNA window from Bacteroides cellulosilyticus contains the following coding sequences:
- a CDS encoding CNNM domain-containing protein: MGLVLLYLTIALALSFLCSILEAVLLSTPMSYISTKEKTHGKSAILLKKFKQDIDRPIAAILSLNTIAHTVGAAGVGAEAVKIFGEAYFGVISAILTILILVLSEIIPKTIGACYWRSLALPSARIINFLIIICYPLVWLSELITRLFSSGKQELSVSREEVSAMISIGVEEGVFQMKENKMIQNLIRLDKVKSQSIMTPRTVVATAPESMSLKEFYQDGKYKFYSRIPIYNDSEDYITGYVLRQTVLEKLAEDRFDMCLKDVARPILSFPENSPVSTVWEQMLERKEHISILIDEYGCFWGIVTMEDIIETALGFEIVDEKDSVTDMQKLARDKWQKKLAETKISD; the protein is encoded by the coding sequence ATGGGACTTGTTTTATTATACCTGACCATTGCATTAGCATTATCCTTTTTATGCTCCATCCTGGAAGCTGTCTTATTATCCACCCCGATGTCGTACATCTCCACCAAAGAGAAAACACACGGCAAAAGCGCCATTTTACTGAAGAAGTTCAAACAAGATATCGACCGGCCTATTGCCGCCATATTATCTCTGAATACCATTGCCCACACCGTCGGTGCAGCAGGTGTCGGTGCCGAAGCGGTAAAGATATTCGGAGAAGCTTACTTCGGTGTAATCTCCGCCATACTGACTATCTTGATTCTTGTTCTCTCGGAAATCATTCCTAAAACGATAGGTGCCTGTTACTGGCGCTCACTGGCGCTTCCGTCGGCCCGTATCATTAACTTCCTTATTATTATCTGTTATCCCCTGGTGTGGCTGTCCGAGCTGATTACCCGTCTGTTTTCTTCCGGCAAGCAAGAATTATCCGTAAGCCGCGAAGAGGTTTCGGCTATGATTTCCATCGGAGTGGAAGAGGGTGTCTTCCAGATGAAGGAAAACAAGATGATACAGAACCTCATCAGATTGGATAAAGTAAAGTCACAATCCATTATGACTCCTCGTACCGTGGTGGCAACAGCTCCCGAAAGTATGTCTCTGAAAGAGTTCTATCAGGATGGGAAGTATAAGTTCTACTCCCGTATTCCGATTTATAATGATAGCGAAGATTATATCACAGGCTATGTGTTGCGGCAAACCGTACTCGAAAAGTTAGCAGAGGACAGATTCGATATGTGCCTGAAGGATGTGGCCCGCCCTATCCTTTCCTTCCCCGAGAATAGTCCTGTTTCCACGGTTTGGGAACAGATGCTTGAACGGAAAGAGCATATCTCGATCCTGATTGATGAATACGGTTGCTTCTGGGGAATTGTCACTATGGAAGATATTATAGAAACAGCCTTAGGCTTCGAGATTGTGGATGAGAAAGACAGCGTTACGGATATGCAGAAACTGGCACGGGATAAGTGGCAGAAGAAGCTGGCGGAAACGAAGATTAGTGATTAG
- a CDS encoding sodium-translocating pyrophosphatase, with amino-acid sequence MDSLLFWLIPAASVLALCFAYYFHKQMMKESEGTPQMIKIAAAVRKGAMSYLKQQYKIVGWVFLGLVILFAIMAYGFDVQNRWVPIAFLTGGFFSGLSGFLGMKTATYASARTANAARSSLNAGLRVAFRSGAVMGLVVVGLGLLDISFWYLLLNAVIPEDVLTPTHKLCIITTTMLTFGMGASTQALFARVGGGIYTKAADVGADLVGKVEAGIPEDDPRNPATIADNVGDNVGDVAGMGADLYESYCGSILATAALGAAAFIHTGDTAMQFKAVIAPMLIAAVGILLSIIGIFAVRTKENAKMKDLLASLAFGTNLSSVLIVVATFFILWLLKLDNWMWISCAVIVGLVVGIIIGRSTEYYTSQSYRPTQKLSESGKTGPATVIISGIGLGMLSTAIPVIAVVVGIIASYLFASGFDFNNVGMGLYGIGIAAVGMLSTLGITLATDAYGPIADNAGGNAEMSGLGAEVRKRTDALDSLGNTTAATGKGFAIGSAALTGLALLASYIEEIRIGLTRLGTTELALPHGDAVALQDATFFDFMHHYDVTLMNPKVLSGMFLGSMMAFLFCGLTMNAVGRAAGHMVDEVRRQFREIKGILTGETEPDYERCVAISTKGAQREMVVPSLIAILAPIATGLIFGVPGVLGLLIGGLSSGFVLAIFMANAGGAWDNAKKYVEEGNFGGKGSEVHKATVVGDTVGDPFKDTSGPSLNILIKLMSMVAIVMAGLTVAWSLF; translated from the coding sequence ATGGACAGTTTGCTTTTCTGGCTGATTCCGGCCGCTTCCGTTTTAGCTCTCTGCTTTGCTTACTATTTCCATAAGCAAATGATGAAAGAGAGTGAGGGTACTCCGCAAATGATAAAGATTGCCGCCGCTGTGCGTAAAGGCGCGATGTCTTATCTGAAACAACAGTATAAGATAGTTGGCTGGGTATTTCTGGGACTTGTGATCCTTTTCGCTATTATGGCTTATGGTTTCGATGTACAGAATCGTTGGGTACCGATTGCTTTCCTGACGGGCGGTTTCTTCTCCGGACTCTCCGGATTCCTCGGTATGAAGACGGCAACGTATGCTTCGGCACGCACAGCAAATGCTGCCCGTAGTTCACTGAATGCGGGATTGCGCGTCGCTTTCCGTAGCGGTGCGGTAATGGGACTGGTTGTAGTGGGCTTGGGCTTGCTCGATATTTCTTTCTGGTATCTGTTATTGAATGCGGTTATACCGGAAGATGTTTTGACTCCGACTCATAAACTCTGCATTATCACTACCACCATGCTCACTTTCGGAATGGGTGCTTCCACACAAGCGCTCTTTGCCCGTGTAGGTGGAGGTATTTATACGAAAGCTGCCGATGTAGGTGCCGACCTGGTAGGTAAGGTTGAGGCCGGTATTCCCGAAGATGACCCGCGTAACCCTGCAACGATTGCCGATAATGTAGGTGATAACGTAGGTGACGTAGCCGGTATGGGTGCCGATCTTTACGAAAGCTATTGTGGCTCTATCCTGGCAACTGCCGCTCTGGGTGCTGCTGCCTTTATTCATACGGGAGATACGGCCATGCAGTTCAAAGCTGTTATAGCTCCGATGCTGATTGCTGCCGTAGGTATTCTTCTTTCTATTATCGGTATCTTCGCAGTGCGTACCAAGGAAAATGCGAAGATGAAAGACCTGCTCGCTTCGTTGGCTTTCGGTACGAACCTGAGTTCAGTGCTGATTGTTGTGGCTACTTTCTTTATTCTTTGGCTATTGAAACTTGATAACTGGATGTGGATATCTTGTGCTGTTATAGTCGGTCTGGTAGTCGGCATCATTATCGGACGTTCTACGGAATACTATACCTCACAATCCTATCGTCCTACCCAGAAGTTGAGCGAAAGCGGAAAGACTGGCCCGGCTACGGTAATTATCTCCGGTATCGGTTTGGGTATGCTGTCTACTGCAATTCCTGTGATTGCTGTGGTAGTCGGTATCATTGCTTCCTACCTGTTTGCATCGGGATTCGATTTCAATAATGTAGGTATGGGACTTTACGGTATCGGTATTGCAGCTGTAGGTATGCTTTCTACCCTGGGTATCACGCTTGCTACGGATGCTTACGGTCCTATTGCTGACAATGCGGGTGGTAACGCTGAAATGTCCGGGCTGGGTGCGGAAGTACGTAAACGTACGGATGCCCTCGACTCTTTGGGTAATACTACTGCCGCTACCGGAAAGGGTTTTGCTATTGGTTCGGCTGCACTTACGGGACTTGCCCTGCTTGCCTCTTATATTGAAGAAATCCGTATCGGACTGACCCGTTTGGGAACCACGGAATTAGCGCTTCCCCATGGGGATGCCGTGGCTCTTCAGGATGCCACCTTCTTCGACTTTATGCACCATTATGATGTGACGCTGATGAATCCGAAAGTACTTTCGGGTATGTTCCTGGGTAGTATGATGGCATTCCTTTTCTGTGGATTGACAATGAACGCTGTTGGCCGTGCTGCCGGTCACATGGTGGATGAGGTACGCCGCCAGTTCCGTGAAATCAAGGGTATACTTACCGGTGAGACAGAGCCGGATTACGAACGTTGTGTAGCTATCTCCACAAAGGGGGCGCAACGTGAAATGGTAGTTCCTTCGCTGATAGCCATTTTAGCTCCGATTGCTACGGGACTTATCTTTGGTGTTCCCGGTGTGCTGGGCTTGCTGATCGGTGGATTGAGTAGCGGTTTCGTTCTTGCCATCTTTATGGCGAATGCGGGCGGTGCATGGGATAATGCAAAGAAATATGTGGAAGAAGGAAACTTCGGCGGTAAGGGTAGCGAAGTACATAAAGCTACTGTGGTAGGCGATACGGTAGGTGACCCATTCAAAGATACTTCCGGTCCGAGTTTGAATATACTTATCAAGCTGATGAGTATGGTAGCTATCGTGATGGCCGGACTGACGGTTGCGTGGAGCCTCTTCTAA
- a CDS encoding GxxExxY protein produces MSLTQADKTSAIINAFYDVYNELGYGFIENVYQNALYRELLRRDIPCVAHPKINVYYKNEIVGYYEADIIVYDSVILELKAVSRLSKEHELQLVNYLKATNIEIGLLLNFGPKPEISRKVFSNYYRECLQKENKESVSSVLSVSKK; encoded by the coding sequence ATGAGTTTAACACAGGCTGATAAGACGAGTGCTATTATAAATGCATTTTATGATGTGTACAATGAACTCGGATATGGGTTTATAGAGAATGTATACCAGAATGCATTATATAGGGAGTTATTGAGACGTGATATCCCATGTGTTGCACATCCGAAAATAAATGTTTATTATAAGAATGAAATAGTTGGTTATTATGAAGCTGATATTATTGTTTATGATTCTGTTATATTAGAACTGAAAGCAGTCAGTCGGCTATCAAAAGAACATGAATTGCAATTAGTAAACTATCTGAAGGCAACAAATATAGAGATTGGTTTATTGCTAAACTTTGGACCAAAACCAGAGATAAGCAGGAAGGTGTTCTCTAACTATTACAGAGAGTGTTTACAGAAAGAAAATAAAGAATCCGTGTCATCCGTGTTATCCGTGTCTAAAAAATAA
- a CDS encoding MGH1-like glycoside hydrolase domain-containing protein, which translates to MKHKFIHIICFTLLVVGLTACNSGSKKTAEQRYTFNNILDIAYTPDTLHRCYGWFTDAGSWMGFTLPEKAQWVNGFCGPFSLDMFRRQWMAQSAVTVDFAGNTSASFVPDSTCYFPGELYMSVHSDAGSIMQRLNFADASTALLRIESDKAEDLLLTGSQWGKDVTIAVEQNSVIARHPSGESVTVTFTPDVTLSRTENNYTALVHSPRYPVHVAISFFTSEKEMTAGLQNIPTLLNNPGKALQANAERWEGYLTKILRKDMKPEYDRIAVKAVTTLISNWRTHRGGLLHEGIVPSHAVGYFVGFWAWDSWRFSAGTAKFDPELAKNNIRAMFDYQQPDGMVIDCIYTDPSENNARDSKPPLVCWAVDEIFTHTGDTAFVAEMYPQLLSYYKWWYQKRDHNRNGMCEYGATDGTLEAAAWESGMDNAIRFDDAVMLKNDGADDAWSMDQESVDLNAYLALECKLLKKFAGLLNATFDGPDYSDKVADYFFDKQLNFFFDRRLKDGSFIEEPGCEAYTPLWTQIATQSQVDSMLPILQDTAKFSTYIPFPTIAADNPKYNPRGYWRGPIWLDQTYFAIRGLRNYGYHKLADEYTLQVFDRLNGLKEGAPIHENYGTHTGERLKAPHFSWSSSHLLMMYDDYGK; encoded by the coding sequence ATGAAACACAAGTTTATACACATCATTTGCTTTACGCTACTGGTTGTAGGCCTCACCGCCTGCAACTCCGGTAGTAAAAAAACTGCTGAGCAAAGGTACACCTTCAATAACATACTGGATATTGCCTACACTCCCGACACCCTGCACCGTTGCTACGGCTGGTTCACAGACGCCGGTTCATGGATGGGCTTCACCCTGCCCGAAAAGGCGCAATGGGTGAACGGCTTCTGCGGCCCGTTCAGTCTGGATATGTTCCGCCGCCAATGGATGGCACAGTCCGCCGTCACAGTAGATTTCGCCGGAAACACTTCTGCCAGCTTCGTTCCCGACTCTACCTGCTACTTCCCCGGCGAGCTCTATATGTCCGTCCACTCCGATGCAGGGAGCATCATGCAACGACTTAACTTTGCAGACGCCTCAACCGCCCTCCTGCGCATAGAGTCCGATAAAGCGGAAGACCTGCTTCTGACAGGCAGTCAATGGGGAAAAGACGTAACCATTGCTGTAGAGCAAAACTCCGTCATTGCCCGCCACCCCAGCGGAGAAAGCGTGACCGTAACATTTACCCCCGACGTGACACTTTCCCGGACGGAAAACAACTACACAGCCCTTGTTCACAGTCCCAGGTATCCCGTCCATGTAGCCATTTCCTTCTTCACCTCGGAAAAAGAGATGACCGCCGGATTGCAGAATATCCCCACCCTGCTCAACAATCCCGGAAAGGCTTTGCAAGCCAATGCCGAACGCTGGGAGGGTTATCTGACCAAGATACTGCGCAAGGACATGAAGCCCGAATACGACCGTATAGCCGTGAAAGCCGTCACCACCCTTATTTCCAACTGGCGCACGCATCGCGGCGGACTGCTTCATGAAGGTATCGTCCCGAGCCACGCCGTAGGCTACTTTGTGGGTTTCTGGGCATGGGACAGTTGGCGTTTCAGTGCCGGAACCGCTAAATTCGACCCTGAACTGGCAAAGAACAACATCCGCGCCATGTTCGATTATCAGCAACCGGACGGCATGGTTATCGACTGCATCTACACCGACCCGTCGGAAAACAATGCCCGCGACAGCAAACCGCCTTTGGTATGCTGGGCGGTAGACGAAATCTTCACGCATACAGGCGACACGGCTTTCGTTGCCGAAATGTACCCGCAACTGCTCTCTTACTACAAATGGTGGTATCAGAAACGCGATCACAACCGTAACGGCATGTGTGAATACGGTGCAACAGACGGCACACTGGAAGCTGCCGCATGGGAAAGCGGCATGGACAATGCCATTCGTTTTGACGATGCCGTGATGTTGAAGAACGACGGAGCCGATGATGCCTGGAGCATGGACCAGGAAAGCGTAGACCTGAATGCTTATCTGGCACTGGAATGTAAACTGCTAAAGAAGTTTGCCGGATTGCTGAACGCGACTTTCGACGGTCCCGATTATAGCGATAAAGTAGCAGATTACTTCTTCGACAAGCAACTCAATTTCTTCTTCGACCGCCGCCTGAAAGACGGTTCCTTCATCGAAGAACCGGGATGCGAAGCTTATACTCCGCTGTGGACACAGATTGCCACGCAATCGCAGGTGGACAGCATGTTACCCATACTGCAAGACACCGCGAAGTTCTCCACATATATCCCCTTCCCCACCATCGCCGCAGACAATCCCAAGTATAACCCGCGCGGCTACTGGCGTGGCCCCATCTGGCTGGACCAGACTTACTTTGCCATTCGCGGACTCCGCAACTATGGTTATCATAAACTGGCCGATGAATATACCTTGCAGGTATTCGACCGCCTGAACGGATTGAAAGAAGGAGCGCCCATCCACGAGAACTACGGTACACATACCGGAGAACGGTTGAAAGCGCCGCACTTTAGTTGGAGTTCCTCCCATCTGCTGATGATGTACGATGATTACGGGAAGTAA
- a CDS encoding heavy metal-binding domain-containing protein: protein MLVTTTPTIEGGRITRYYGIVSGETIIGANVFRDFFASIRDVVGGRSGSYEEVLREAKDIALREMQEHARALGANAVIGVDLDYETVGGSGSMLMVTACGTAVTVE from the coding sequence ATGTTAGTAACAACAACCCCAACTATCGAGGGCGGACGTATCACCCGCTATTACGGTATCGTTTCAGGCGAGACGATTATCGGTGCCAATGTATTCCGTGACTTTTTTGCCAGCATCCGCGATGTAGTGGGCGGACGTAGCGGCTCTTACGAGGAAGTGCTGCGCGAAGCGAAAGATATCGCCCTTCGTGAAATGCAGGAGCATGCCAGGGCGCTCGGAGCCAATGCCGTGATTGGCGTGGATCTGGATTATGAAACCGTGGGTGGAAGCGGCAGTATGCTGATGGTAACCGCTTGTGGTACGGCTGTGACCGTAGAATAA
- the sufD gene encoding Fe-S cluster assembly protein SufD, translating to MNAEQQYIDLFSQTEAMICQHSAEVMNTPRATAFADFERLGFPTRKQEKYKYTDVSKFFEPDYGLNLNRLDIPVNPYEVFKCDVPNMSTSLYFVVNDAFYNKALPASHLPEGVIFGSLKEMAEKHPELVKKYYGRLADTSKDGVTAFNTAFAQDGVLLYVPKNVIVERPIQLVNILRGDVNFLVNRRVLIVLEDGAQARMLVCDHAMDAVNFLATQVIEVFVGENAVFDLYELEETHTSTVRISNMYVRQEANSNVLLNGMTLHNGTSRNTTEVLLAGEGAEINLCGMAIADKNQHVDNNTSIDHAVPNCTSNELFKYVLDDQSVGAFAGLVLVRPDAQHTNSQQTNRNLCATREARMYTQPQLEIYADDVKCSHGATVGQLDENALFYMRQRGIPEREARLLLMFAFVNEVIDTIRLDALKDRLHLLVEKRFRGELNKCQGCAICK from the coding sequence ATGAATGCAGAACAACAATACATAGATCTTTTCTCCCAGACGGAAGCGATGATATGCCAGCACAGTGCCGAGGTGATGAATACCCCTCGTGCCACTGCGTTTGCCGACTTCGAGCGGCTTGGCTTTCCTACCCGTAAACAGGAGAAATATAAATATACCGATGTCAGCAAGTTCTTTGAACCGGACTATGGGTTGAACCTGAACCGTCTGGATATTCCGGTAAATCCCTATGAAGTATTCAAATGCGATGTACCCAATATGAGTACCTCCCTGTACTTTGTAGTGAATGATGCTTTTTACAATAAAGCGCTACCCGCTTCACATCTGCCCGAAGGAGTCATCTTCGGCAGTTTGAAGGAGATGGCGGAGAAGCATCCGGAACTGGTAAAGAAGTACTATGGCAGGCTGGCAGACACTTCAAAAGACGGAGTGACAGCATTCAACACCGCTTTTGCACAAGACGGTGTGCTGCTGTATGTGCCGAAGAATGTAATAGTGGAACGTCCCATTCAGTTGGTAAACATCCTGCGTGGTGACGTGAACTTCCTGGTGAACCGCCGGGTATTGATTGTATTGGAAGATGGCGCACAGGCACGCATGCTGGTGTGCGACCATGCCATGGATGCCGTGAATTTCCTGGCAACCCAGGTGATAGAAGTATTCGTAGGTGAGAATGCTGTCTTTGATCTTTACGAACTCGAAGAGACGCATACAAGTACCGTACGTATCAGCAATATGTATGTGAGACAGGAAGCCAACAGCAACGTATTGCTGAATGGCATGACCTTGCATAACGGCACTTCCCGCAACACCACCGAAGTATTGCTGGCAGGTGAAGGTGCCGAAATCAACCTTTGCGGTATGGCCATTGCAGATAAGAATCAGCATGTAGACAACAATACAAGTATCGATCATGCCGTACCTAACTGCACGAGCAATGAACTTTTCAAGTATGTGCTCGATGACCAGTCAGTCGGTGCATTTGCCGGTTTGGTATTAGTGCGCCCGGATGCGCAACATACCAATTCGCAACAAACGAACCGGAATCTTTGCGCTACCCGTGAGGCACGTATGTATACGCAACCGCAACTGGAAATTTATGCCGATGATGTAAAGTGTAGTCATGGCGCTACCGTTGGTCAGTTGGACGAAAATGCACTCTTCTATATGCGCCAGCGCGGTATTCCGGAGCGTGAAGCCCGCTTATTGCTGATGTTCGCCTTCGTGAACGAAGTAATCGATACCATCCGTCTGGATGCATTGAAAGACCGCTTGCATCTGCTGGTGGAGAAGCGTTTCCGTGGAGAACTGAATAAGTGCCAGGGCTGCGCGATATGCAAATAA
- the hepB gene encoding heparin/heparin-sulfate lyase HepB, producing MKKNCLLAASFLFIFCLEAGAQKRDEVTWEKFEDITIPIPPSTHPRLYVRPANLPDLKKRMDHPQVKANLATLRKLGIDRTAEEEAKVTDRGFRYYFEMRGVTSRVQVQALDYLVYGDKKQARRAITSMLDSLQHTNFGTKQDLSRASGVMLMCGAMVYDWCYDQMKESEKKAYIESFIRISKTMECGYPPKNNEPIAGHSSEWMILRDMLSAGIAIYDEYPDMYLHVIRMLYKDYLPVRNYIYSGHNYHQGTSYVNVRFSNDLFSLWILDRMGAGAIYNPAQQFVPYDFLYRRRPDGQVMPAGDTNPNKRNIPSYSLPAMLASSFYKDNYLAYEYELKPKLESHCLIFEILWRDFDLKAKAPDDLPLTRYSGSPFGWMIARTGWDKNSVIAEMKINEQFFGNHQHMDGGSFQLYYKGPLAIDAGAYQGSSGGYNSPHNKNFFKRTIAHNSLLVYNPNEKFASWNYGGQDKTEFADNDGGQRMPGDRWETCRSFKDLLSKEYTTGKVLGHGFGPDANKPDYSYLKGDITQAYTDKVKEAKRSFVFLNLHATEVPAALIVFDKVVSADPQFKKFWLLHSIEEPIIENNRFTVKRTQNEDTGMLQNQVLLPEIQDARIEKIGGKGKEFWVFGTNYANDAMPRRPDDANERGAWRVEISPATATAENYFLNVMQVADNTCLQMNEVKRIDADKIVGVQIADRIVTFSKDSQPLPGKFDFAVSGSQTMKFVITDLIPGTWQIKKDGKVYIPALEVRTDDGILSFEGTAGRYEFLR from the coding sequence ATGAAGAAAAATTGTCTTTTAGCAGCGAGTTTTCTCTTCATCTTTTGTCTGGAAGCCGGTGCTCAGAAAAGAGATGAAGTAACCTGGGAGAAATTCGAGGACATCACCATCCCCATTCCTCCCTCAACTCACCCCCGACTCTATGTACGTCCCGCCAATTTACCGGATTTAAAGAAACGGATGGATCACCCGCAAGTAAAAGCAAACCTGGCAACCTTGCGCAAACTTGGCATAGACCGCACCGCAGAGGAAGAGGCTAAAGTAACCGACAGAGGCTTTCGCTACTACTTTGAGATGCGGGGAGTAACCAGCCGTGTACAAGTACAAGCTCTCGACTATCTGGTATATGGTGACAAGAAGCAAGCCAGACGCGCCATCACTTCCATGCTCGATTCATTGCAGCATACCAATTTCGGAACCAAACAAGACTTATCGCGCGCCAGCGGAGTCATGCTGATGTGCGGCGCAATGGTATATGACTGGTGCTACGACCAGATGAAAGAATCGGAAAAGAAAGCCTATATAGAATCGTTCATCCGAATCTCCAAGACCATGGAATGCGGTTATCCGCCCAAAAATAACGAACCCATAGCCGGACACTCGTCCGAATGGATGATCTTGCGGGACATGCTTTCAGCCGGTATTGCTATCTACGACGAATATCCGGATATGTACCTCCATGTCATCCGAATGCTGTACAAGGATTACTTGCCGGTAAGAAATTACATCTATTCTGGTCATAATTACCATCAGGGAACAAGCTATGTCAATGTGCGTTTCAGCAATGACCTGTTCTCCTTATGGATTCTGGACCGTATGGGAGCCGGCGCAATCTACAATCCCGCACAACAATTCGTACCGTACGACTTCCTGTACCGCCGTCGTCCGGACGGACAAGTAATGCCCGCAGGCGATACGAATCCTAACAAAAGGAACATTCCTTCTTACTCCCTGCCCGCCATGCTCGCTTCCAGCTTCTATAAAGACAATTATCTGGCTTACGAATACGAACTCAAGCCCAAATTAGAAAGCCACTGCCTTATCTTCGAGATACTGTGGAGAGATTTTGATTTGAAAGCCAAGGCTCCTGATGACTTGCCGCTGACCCGATACTCAGGCTCACCTTTCGGGTGGATGATAGCGCGTACAGGATGGGACAAAAACAGCGTGATTGCCGAAATGAAAATCAATGAACAATTCTTTGGTAACCATCAACACATGGACGGTGGTTCGTTCCAACTTTATTATAAGGGCCCGTTGGCAATAGATGCCGGAGCTTACCAAGGAAGTTCCGGCGGATATAACAGCCCGCACAACAAAAATTTCTTCAAACGTACCATTGCCCATAACTCATTGTTAGTATACAACCCGAACGAGAAATTCGCCAGCTGGAATTATGGTGGACAAGATAAAACTGAATTTGCCGATAATGACGGTGGACAACGCATGCCGGGTGACCGCTGGGAGACTTGCCGCTCTTTTAAAGATTTATTAAGCAAGGAATATACTACAGGCAAAGTCCTGGGACATGGTTTCGGTCCCGATGCCAATAAACCTGACTATTCTTATCTGAAAGGTGACATCACGCAAGCCTATACAGACAAGGTAAAAGAAGCGAAACGCTCTTTTGTTTTCCTCAACCTGCACGCTACCGAAGTGCCTGCCGCCTTAATCGTGTTTGATAAAGTTGTCTCTGCCGACCCTCAGTTCAAGAAGTTCTGGCTACTGCACAGTATAGAAGAGCCGATAATAGAAAATAACCGTTTCACCGTCAAACGCACCCAAAACGAAGATACCGGCATGTTACAGAATCAAGTGTTGCTCCCCGAAATTCAAGATGCACGGATAGAGAAAATCGGTGGAAAAGGAAAAGAGTTTTGGGTATTCGGCACCAATTATGCCAACGATGCCATGCCGAGACGTCCCGACGATGCCAACGAAAGAGGCGCATGGCGTGTAGAAATATCACCTGCAACCGCTACTGCCGAAAATTACTTCCTGAATGTAATGCAAGTAGCCGACAACACCTGTCTGCAAATGAATGAAGTAAAACGCATCGATGCAGATAAAATAGTAGGCGTGCAGATAGCCGACCGCATCGTCACCTTCAGCAAAGACAGCCAACCGCTACCCGGTAAATTTGATTTCGCGGTAAGTGGCAGCCAAACTATGAAGTTTGTCATTACCGACCTTATTCCGGGAACCTGGCAAATCAAGAAAGACGGCAAGGTATATATTCCCGCGCTGGAAGTTCGTACAGACGATGGTATCCTTTCTTTTGAAGGTACTGCCGGACGGTATGAATTTCTTCGATAA
- a CDS encoding aminotransferase class V-fold PLP-dependent enzyme has protein sequence MDIQKIRADFPILSREVYGKPLVYLDNGATTQKPRCVVDAITDEYYSVNANVHRGVHFLSQQATELHEASRETVRKFINAGSINEIVFTRGTTESINLLASSFGEAFLHPGDEVIVSVMEHHSNIVPWQLLAERKCINLKVIPMNDRGELLIDEYEKLFTDRTKIVSVVHVSNVLGTVNPIKEMIKIAHKHDVPFLVDAAQSIPHMAVDVQDLDADFLVFSGHKVYGPTGVGVLYGKEEWLNKLPPYQGGGEMIQHVSFEHTTFNELPFKFEAGTPDYIGTTGLAKALDYVSAIGMDKIAAYEHELTEYATQRLKTIPGMRIFGEAAEKGSVISFLVGDIHHFDMGTLLDRLGIAVRTGHHCAQPLMQRLGIEGTVRASFGIYNTKEEIDVLVAGIERVSKMF, from the coding sequence ATGGATATTCAAAAGATAAGAGCCGATTTTCCGATACTTTCCCGTGAAGTGTACGGCAAACCATTGGTCTACCTCGATAATGGGGCGACGACACAGAAGCCACGTTGTGTGGTGGATGCCATAACGGATGAATATTATTCTGTCAATGCTAATGTGCATCGTGGCGTACACTTCCTGTCGCAACAGGCAACGGAACTGCACGAGGCGAGCCGTGAGACAGTGCGGAAGTTTATCAATGCCGGCTCTATAAATGAAATCGTATTTACGCGGGGAACTACGGAAAGCATCAATCTGTTAGCCTCCAGCTTCGGCGAAGCATTCCTGCATCCGGGTGATGAAGTGATTGTTTCCGTAATGGAACATCATAGTAACATCGTCCCCTGGCAACTGCTGGCCGAACGGAAATGCATCAATCTGAAGGTTATTCCGATGAACGACCGTGGCGAACTCCTGATAGATGAATACGAGAAGCTTTTCACTGACCGGACGAAGATTGTCAGTGTAGTACATGTGTCCAATGTTTTGGGTACGGTCAATCCTATCAAGGAAATGATTAAGATTGCCCATAAGCATGATGTACCTTTCCTGGTAGATGCGGCACAATCCATTCCCCACATGGCAGTGGACGTGCAGGATCTGGATGCTGATTTCCTTGTATTCTCCGGACATAAAGTGTACGGGCCTACCGGTGTGGGCGTGCTCTATGGTAAGGAAGAATGGCTGAATAAGTTGCCTCCTTATCAAGGCGGCGGTGAGATGATACAGCATGTGTCTTTTGAACATACCACCTTCAACGAGCTGCCGTTTAAGTTCGAAGCCGGAACTCCCGACTATATCGGCACTACGGGACTGGCGAAAGCGCTCGATTATGTTTCTGCCATTGGCATGGATAAGATTGCCGCTTATGAGCATGAATTGACGGAATATGCCACACAGCGATTGAAAACAATCCCTGGTATGCGCATCTTTGGTGAAGCTGCTGAGAAAGGGAGTGTCATCTCTTTCCTTGTGGGTGATATTCATCACTTCGATATGGGCACATTGCTCGATCGTCTCGGTATTGCCGTACGTACAGGACACCATTGCGCCCAGCCGCTGATGCAACGCCTCGGCATAGAAGGAACAGTGCGTGCTTCCTTTGGAATCTATAATACAAAAGAAGAAATCGATGTTTTGGTGGCAGGTATCGAACGTGTCAGCAAGATGTTCTAG